DNA from Acidobacteriota bacterium:
ACGTTCTGCTGAATCTGTGCTTCTGCTCCTGCTTCCGAACCCAGAAGCGCGCCGCCGAGCATCGCTGCCGAGGTCTTCAGAACTCCTCGCCGGTTAATCCTCATAGCATCGTCTTTGAACATCGTTCCATCACCTCCTCGTTTCTTTGGCCGCACGGCCGCGCCATATATTTCCGTTCACTTGACACGCGATTCGAGCGCCTGGCGCCTACATTCGCTAAACGTAAGGAATGTTGCGGCTATCCAGAATTCCTTTGATATAGCCCACACCAAAAATCTTGCCCAAAACGCCGTAACCGGGATGGACATTGACCTCCCCATCGAGAATCGGGTCGTGGTCCGGACGTAGTGGGACGTGCACACGGCTGTCATGGAGCGCCTGGTAAACCTTACCGAAATCGATAGCGCCGTCGTCCTGAAAGGTCTCCACAAAATTGTCCCGAGTGCCGCGCAGATTGCGCGAGTGAATGTAGAAGATCTTCTTCTCTTGGCCGAACTCTTTCGCCACGGCCTCGAGGTTTGCACCCATCAAATAGTAGACAGAAATTTCAAACGTCACGCCGTTTACGGGGCTTGGCGCAATTCTCATCACGCGTCGATAGGCCTCAGGGCTGATGATGATGCGGGCAATGCCGCGCAGTTCGGGCACTGGCGGATCGTCAGGGTGCAGGGCCATCTTCACATTTGCCTTTTCTGCTTCAGGGATAACTGCTTTCAGAAAATAGGCGATGTTGTCCCACATCTTTTCTTTGTCGATCCGGCCCCACCTTGTAAGTCCCTGTGGAACTTCACTCGTGCTAAACGAAACGGAACTGCAGCCACCGCGTCCCGGGATATGCATCCGGGTGCGATACCAGTCGATGCCTGCCATAAAGTCATAGCAAATCATGGGAATACCGGCCTTGCCGATCGCGTGCACCGCCGCGATATAGTTATCAATTTCCTCGTCGCGGCCCGGTAACCCGAGTTTGATTTTCTCCGCCGGAACCGGATGGCTCTCAATGCCTGCAATGGTGAGACCAACCGCTTCATAGTCGGCCTTGATTTTCGCAACTGTGTCCACGTATCGGGAGCGCGGAACACGACTGAGTGCAGACGCTGTTCCTGCAATCGCATGAGTGACGCCGATCTGCTTTGAAAGTTTCACGCGATGCAGGTCGTCGATGCCCCACACCAGGCAGATCTTGAACTTGTTATCTTCCGGGCTTGTGCTGCTCCTTGCCGCGGAGGCCGGAGCACCTGTGGCGGCCGAAGGAATAACAGTCGCGGCGAGGGTTGCGAACACACCCTGCATGCATTCTCGCCGATTGAGTCTGGACATGTGGTTACCTTTCTGAGGCCTCTTGCTTTAGGAAATTTCCAAATGACGGCATCAATATTGATCTTGAAAACTAATAGACCCGGACGGCAGTTTATCCGGAAAGAGGACCCGTCGCAAGCCAAGGTTCTGGGATCGGGGTACATCGGGAAAGCCCGGACGTGCGACTTTGGTTACAAGTCTCCGGTTGGATGTGGTACAGTTCCTCCCCTGGATATTAGACATCTGGAATTTGCGGTGCGGCTGAAGTGGTAACGGCCCGACCCTTTGCCCGATTTCACTCTGCGCTCGAGTGTTGGCGACACAACCGCCACAACATGCGGCGCATGCCCGTTTGTGGCAGAGAATTTATTGGCAAGGTTTAACAAATTTACCTCTACCAGGGAGTGGCATTCATGACGAGCCGACGAGGTCTGCAAATAGCATTCTTGATTGGAATCCTGATTGGCTTGGTCGCGTACGCGGCCGGGCAGCAGAAGCCCCGGTATGATCTGCTGCTGAAAGGCGGACATGTGATTGATCCCGCCAACCACATTGACGGTGTGATGGACGTGGCAGTCGTGGGCAGCAGGATTGCCGCCGTTGAGCCGGACATATCCGCTGCCGATGCGGGGAAGGTTGTCGATGTCCACGGTCTTTATGTGACGCCGGGGCTGATTGACATTCATGTACACATCGGCTATGGCGGCGTTCCGAACGACTGGTACTCAGTAAGCGCGCGCTCGCAGACGCCACCGTTTGGATTTCCGCCCGACCTGATGCTGGCTTCAGGTGTGACCACTGCAGTGGACGCGGGAAGCTCCGGCGCAGCTACATTCTTGCGGGAAAAACAGATGGTAATGGAACATTCCCGCGTCCGCGTGCTGGCCTTTTTGAACATCGTCGAGGACGGAATGAATGGCGGGCTGGAGCAAACCGTGGACCAGATGGACCCGAAGGTCTGCGCGGAGACCGTCGAAAAAAACCGCGACGTGATTGTCGGAGTGAAGACGGCGCATTACTGGACGGGCTTGCCATGGGACCCGGAGCACCAACCTTGGACGGCCGTGGATCGCGCGGAAGAGTGCGGGCAGATGGCAAATGTGCCGGTGATGGTTGACTTCTGGCCGCGCGCACCGTTGCGGTCGTATGCCGAACTGATCCTCAAGAAGATGCGCCCAGGCGACATCCACACGCACGTCTTCGCGCAGCAATTCCCGATCATTCTGTCGAACGGCAAGCTGAATCCCATCATGGAAGAGGCCCGCAAGCGCGGAGTGATTTTTGATGTGGGACACGGCGGCGGCAGCTTCTGGTTCCGAAACGCCGTCCCCGCCGTCGAGAAGGGATTTTTGCCGGACTCGATCTCGACGGATCTGCACACGGAAAGCATGACCTGGAAGGCCGTCAGCATGGTGAACGTGATGTCGAAGTTTCTGGCCATGGGCGTTCCGCTCGCGACGGTGGTCCGCGAATCGACGGTGGACCCGGCGAAGGAAATCCACCGGCCGGAGCTGGGCACGCTCTCGGTGGGGAGCGATGCGGACGTTGCCGTGCTCAAGGAACTGCATGGAGATTACAGCTATGCCGACGATGGCTATGCACGGCTGGACGGGAATGTAAAACTGATTGCCCTCATGACGGTGCGGGCCGGACGGATAGTATTTGATCCTTCAGGACTCAGCATGGTGGAATGGAGGAAGGCGCGGAAACAGTATTTCACCCCGCCCGGTAAAGGCGGGCTGCATCCTTCCACGGCGGATGACTTTCCCCGGTAGCGGCAGATCACGGCACTCGGAAGGATCGAGGGGGGCGTCTCATTCCGTGCCTTTGGCCAGGACGGGCCTTTCATGAGCATCATCATATTGGACGCGGTGTGGACATGAAAAGGAGAACGTTTCTTAAGAGTGCGTGGCTGGGATACGCGAGTTCGTTTGTCACCCGACTGAAGGCGCAGGGGTTGAAGCAGTTTTCGCAGCCAAAAGCACCACCGATCCAAACCCACGGGCTGCCTAAGTTCAAACCCTCACCGCTCGGGATGCCGGGCCTGTTTCCGGGGCGGGTGGTTGAGGTTGTTGATCCTCAATCAATTACAAACAACCACGTTGCACAGCCTGTTGTGCAAAGCATGCTGGAACGCGGCATGCGCGAACTCACTGGAAAAGGGTCCGTTGAAGATGCCTGGCGTCTCTTCATCCAGCCTGCGGACGTGGTGGGCATCAAGATCAACCCTTCAGGTGCCCCCGCATGCTATTCGTCTCCTGAAATTGTCCGGGAGATCATCCGCGCGGTAGAGATGGTTGGAGTTCCCGCGCACAACATCGTTGTTTATGACCGTTATTCCTTTGAGGTCCAGCTTGGCAGTTACCGGGCTTTTCTGCCGCTTGGAGTTCGGCTTGTCGGGATTGAGAACGGGATGTTTGATCTTTCAGGTTACGACATGAACGTCTATTGCCAGGCGGATTTCTTCGGTGAATGGGAAACACGCTCCTATCTTGCCCAGGTGGTTTCGCAGGAGGTCACCAAGATTATTAACGTGCCAACTCTGAAGGACCACTCAGCTGCGGGAGTTACGGGATGTCTCAAGAACCTGGGGTACGGATCATTCAACAACGTCGCGCGTTCCCATCATCAACCCATCACCTTCACCGATCCCCTGATTGGGGTCATGTGTTCCGTTGAGCCGTTGCGGTCGAAGGCCGTCCTTCACATCATGGACGGCATGCGCGAAGTCTGGCATGGAGGACCGCTGACCCAGGTCCAGAGCTTCATTGCACAAACCGGCATGCTCATTCTGGGGACCGACCCCGTGGCAATTGACAGGATTGAGCTGGACCTGATTCATAAGAAACGGCAGGCGGAAGGCGCTCTTTCGCTTTGGGACCGTAACCCGAAAAACATTACTTTCGACTCCAATGAGTTTTACCACAATTCGCAAAAGAACCTTTTCTACCGGCAGCCGGGGCACATTGCTGCCGCGGGGGAGCTGGGGCTCGGCATTTCCGACCTTCAGAAAATTGACCGCCACAGAATCCGCGTGGGAACCTAGCGCACCATGAATCAACCTGCCTCCGGTTCCGCTGAATGGGGCTCATTGCTGGGAGACTCGGCCCGAACTGGCGGGCTCGGGCTGAAGCCGGCCCGTGACCCGAAAGGGATTCGATGGCGGATACGGCTGGCAAAGTCGGTCCGGTCAGCGCCTGTGCTGGGCGGCGATCTGCTTTACGTTACATGCCTCGACGGATACCTCCACGCCATCGACACCAAGACGGGCCGGCATGCCTGGAAATTTAACGCCGGTGCTCCCATCCATAGCACGCCCTCCATTTCCGGCGCCAAAATCCTGTTTGGGTGTGATGGCGGCCAGGTGCGCGCGCTTGAACGCGATTCTGGAAGAAAAATCTGGGAGATCGCCGCAGGCGCGGAAGTCTGGGCGTCTCCGGTGGTCCAGGGTGGAAAAGTTTTCTTTGGTTCTGCAGATGGCAATTTCTACGCCGTGGATCTCGAGACGGGCGCGGGCGAATGGGTACAGACTCTCATGGCCAGAATCTATTCGACAGCTTGCGCAACGGCTGGAGGCGTCTATTTCGGATGTAGCGACAATCGGATCTATTGCCTTGAACCGTCCTCCGGGAAAGTAGTGTGGAGCAAAGCTAGCGGCAGCGTGGTGGACTCTTCGCCGGCCGCCACCGGCGATACCGTCCTGGTTGGCTCTGAAGACTTTGCAGCCTACGCACTCGACCCCGCCAACGGCTCGGTACACTGGAAATTTGAAACCGGACTGGGCATTTCCTCTTCGCCGGCTGTCGGCGGTGGCATGGTTTTCATCGGTAGCAAAGACCATCATCTCTATGCTCTCGATGTTCGCACAGGAAAGCTTGGTTGGAAGGTCAATCTGCAGACGTCGGTCACAGCCCCGCCGGTCGTAGGAGAGGGCGTTGTCTGCATCCAGGCGGACGGGGTTTTTGCTTTGGATGCCGCAACGGGAAAAGTCATCTGGAGGGCGGCCCTGGGACGCTCTCTTCAGTCAGTTCCGGTTCTGACGGGGAGAGAGATTTATCTCACGGGAATCGAGGGGATTATTTATGCGCTGGAATGAGCCAGTCACGGTGAGTGCGTTCCTGCTGGCAATAGTTCTTGGCCAGGCTTATCCTTCGGCCCGGCAGGACCAGCTTGTTTACAGGAAGAAGTACGCGATGGGAACGGTTTTTGAAGTCGCGGCTTACGGTCCCTCGCCCGCCCGGACGTCTCGTGCTATTGAACAGGCTTTCCGCGAGGTGCTCCGGCTCGACCGCGTGATGAGCGATTACATCCCCGAAAGTGATCTCAGCCGCATCAACCGCACAGCGCATTATCGCGCTGAACAAGTTCCGGCGGACCTTTATCGCGTCATTCAGCAGTCTCTTATCTATTCACGATTATCCTCAGGAGAGTTTGACATTACCGTCGGCCCGCTTGCCCGAATCTGGAAAGCGGAGATCCGGGATGGAACAGTTCCATCCAAAGAACAGGAAGAAAAGGTGCGTCGGTGCGTGGGATGGCAGAAGGTGTCCCTGCTGCCGCCCGACCGCGTGGAATTCCGTTCACCCTGCCTGGCGATTGACCTCGGGGCCATCGGCAAGGGTTACGCCGTGGACCAGGCCGTCGCCGTACTTCGCTCCTTCGGGATCGAACGCGCGTTGATCAGCGCCGGGGGAAGCACCATTTATGCCATGGGTTCTCCCCCCGGCCGGCCCGCCTGGGTTGTTCGCTTGCGCGACCCTTCGGGGAAATTGAATCCGGAAGTCAGCCTCAATGGAAACAGCGTATCGACGTCAGAACAGACGCGCGATCCGGAACACCGGAGCACCCCCTATGGGCATATCATTGACCCCGCGAAGGGTGTCCCCTTGAAGACGCCGTACAGCGTCAGCGTGGTTGTCGGCTCGGCCACGGCGTCCGATGCACTATCCACCACCCTGTTGCTGATGGGGCCGGAACGGGGGAAATCGCTCGTGAAGAAGCTGCCGAAAGTGGCAGCAATCTGGATCTCTGGCAAGGGGAAGTTTGAACTGTGTTCCAGCGGTCCGCAGATATCAATCAACAGTTCCAGCGGTCCAAAATGTTAATAGTGAGCACTGATATGCGATGCCTGCTAACGATGGTCCTTTCTTCAATTTTGCTGCTGGGCGCAACCCCTGCGTGGGGTCATGTATTTATTCAATGGACCGCACCCACCGTTCCCAGCGCCGCGTCAATTGGGGTGACTGAAATGGTCATCCCGTGGGGCCCCGGGAAAATCCAGTTGATGAAAACCGCAAAGGAACGCGGCTACCGCGTATTTGCCAGGGTTAACGCCGCAGATTCCGGCACTGTTGCTGACGCCGTCGCGGCAAATGGACTGGCGGGCATCATTGTTGAGGACGGCTCTAGCGAACCTGGCCACGGAGACATGGAGCAACTCGTTCAAAAGCTGCGAGGCTTACATCCGGGCCTGGCTGTTCTGATATTGGACCCCGGAGGTAAACAGCCTCAGATCCAGGGCAATCTGGTCATCCAGAAAAATGGGGTACTCCAGGTTTCATCGGCCACCCGCGAACCCTGGATTGATTCAAACGTGGCGCTAGCAAGGTTTGAGCAAGCTAATCAACCCGGAATAGCTCGTCTTTTCAGCTTCACGTGGGATCTGGCTGGCCCGGTGGAACAGAAGCAGGGCCCCCGGGCGGTGGACTACGCCCTCGCGGTTGCCGAGGCTGGAGCGAACGAGGCCGGTCTGGTCCTTCCTTTACATCCGAATCTGCAGAAGGGGCTGGCGGAGGGAGATAAGCTGGCGTGGCAGGAATGGGACCGGGTGAAAACTTACATCAGGTTCTATTCAAAAGGTGGCAACGCCCGGCTGAAATCCATGGCCGACGTTGCGGTTGTTGCAGACGATTACCGGGATGCGTATGAAGCCATGAATTTGCTCGCGAGGCGCAATATCTCGTTTCGGGTGTTCCGACCCAGTGACGCGACGGAGCAGGCGCTAAGTGGATCTCAATTGGCCATCGTGTTTTCACGTATTGTCGGACCGGCTATAGAGGCGATCCGGGCTTTTGCCTCAGCTGGGGGGACTGTTCTTTTGATAGGCCAGCACGGGCCTTTCCCCTGGCAAACAATTCCCGCAGTGAAGTCAAGCATAGGCACAACGTACAAGACGGGGCGTGGTGAGGTGATTGAATCTTCCCAGCCAGTTGGGGACCCGGAGGCCTTTGCGGAAGAGGTCCGCGATCTCCTGCGCAGCCAAGGCCCTTTGATTTACTTGTGGAATGGTGTAACCACGTTGAGCTCTGCTCATCGTACCCCGCAGGAGGCGGGCATCGTCGTGGAACTGGTCAATTACGCGCAGGAACCTATTCAGGTCCAGGTGCGCGTCAAAGGATTGTTTCCTGACATTCGGTACGAAACTCCGGAGCATGGATCTTATCCAGCAGTCGCTCCCGAGATCAAGAACGGTTTTACGCAGTTCGTCATTTCGCACATCATAGTGGGGGCGAGAGTCTACCTGAATCCGAAAACAAGCCAGCAGGAATAACCGTCTCGCCACGATCATTCTGCGCACGCCGACTCTTCGTTCGCCAAAGCAAAACGGAAGCCCAGTGGGGTCGTTTGCAACGCCCGCGCGTTGATTGACCCCCTATTGGGGTTCAGCTAGAATCGTAGTCGTTGGTGATGGTGAAGTGTGACCCGTGAGGGCCCTATGAGAAGGCATATCCTGAATTTTCGGTTTCGCACTCGCCTGGTGCTGGTGATGTTTCTCATCACTGCCTGTACAAGTACCATCCTCATGATTGCCTACGTCCAGCACAACCGCCGCATCAAGGCCTACGTGGCGGGCCAGACATCCGATCTGCTTGAAATCATCGAGATGACCCGGCCCAGGATACCGACCAATGTGGATCGGCGGCAGGCGTTGAGCCAGTACTTGAGTGATTTGAAAGGGGCAGGCCTTTCCTCGATTAATGTCCTGACGCCCAGCGGCGAGGTGGTTGCGAGCACGAATCCTCACCAGATTGGAAAGAGGATCAAGCTGCGAAAGCGGCAGAGCAAGGCCACAGAGGGCCCCATCCAGATTACAGCGCAATTGCGCGATATTGACACAGATACGCAGGCCGGGCAGCAGCACTACGACATTCGATTTCCCATCATTCAGGGCGAAAAGGTCATCGGCTATGTACAAGTGGGCGGAGAAATGGATGAGGTTGGGGCGATGCTCAATCATGTTTACTTCCTGTGGCTGGCCTGGATTCTGGTTACAATGCTGGCCGGGATGTTTGCCATCGTTTATCTCGCGTTCCGGTTTACCAGGCCGATTGAGCACTTGGTGGAAGGCGCCAACCAGGTGGCGCAGGGTAATCTCTATGTATCGATTCCTGAGGGAGGCTCGGATGAAATGGGCCTTCTGGCCCGCACATTCAACCAGATGGCCCAACGCCTTCGCGACGCCCGAGAATTGCAGAAGCGATTGAATGAGGCGGAGAAATCCTCGCTGCTCGGCCATTTTGCGTCGACTGTCGCACACGAGGTAAGAAACTCGCTGAATTTCCTGAATCTGAGTATCGACCAGATCTGGGCCAAGCGCTGGCTGACCGACGAGACGCCGGGGCGCGAGTTGCGCGCCAGCCTTGCTAATATGAAAGATGAGATCACGCGTCTGAACCGGTTGGTGAATGACTTTCTCGCAGTGGGAAGACAGACGCCTCCTCAGATAGCACCCTGCGACCTGAAGGCAATTGTTGAACAGGCGGTCGGCCTGGTGGAAAAACAAGCCAGCGCGCAGGATATCAGAATTGCTAATGGCCTGCCTCCTGATTTGCCTGAGCTTCAGGCGGACGCTGCGCAACTGAAGACCTGCTTCCTGAACATTCTCACTAATTCCGTGCAGGCCATGCCAGACGGCGGGACGATCTTTATCGAGGCTAAATTGATGCCCGCCGGCGACGGCGGTCCCAGGTTACAGTTGCGATTCCAAGACACGGGGCCGGGCATCCCTGAAGACGACCGGGAGAAGATTTTCACTCCTTACTTTTCCACCAAGGCTACCGGCTTCGGCCTGGGCCTTGCGATTACCCGGAAGATCGTTGAAGACCACGGTGGCCGGGTTTTTGTCGCGCGCCAGAAAGCTCCGGGTGCCGAGGTGGTGTTGGAATTACCGGTCTCAGGGCCGGCCGTCCCCCGCACGCCACCTCTTGTGAGTACTACGGTTGCGTAAGGAAAAACTTTTATGCCCGAGGGCTCCATTCTGGTTGTTGACGATGAACAAAGACAGCGCGAAGTCTACCGCGATATCTTTCTTGATGAAGGCTATGAGACCGTTACGGCCCCAAGTGGCGAAGCTGCCCTCCGGCTTCTCGCGCAAAAAAGGTTCGACCTGGTACTGACAGACCTGAACCTTGCGGGCATGACGGGGATTGAACTGCTCACCCAGATCCTGCAGACAGACCCCACCGTCGCCATCGTTCTGATTACCGGATATCCATCCATTGAGTCGGCCATCGATGCCACGAAGCGCGGGGTCTACCAGTACCTGGAAAAGCCGGTGGATCGGTCGAAGTTGCTGGAGGTAGTCGGCGACGCCCTTGGACATCTGGCTTCGTTGAAACAAACCATTATCGGACATTCTCCTGCCATTAGAGAAATGGTACGGATGGTGATGAAAGTTGCTCCTACCGCGCACACCGTGCTGATTCTTGGCGAGAGCGGCACAGGAAAGGAGCTGGTAGCTCGCGAAATCCACAAGCACAGCCCGCGGAACCAGAAACCCTTCCTGGCGGTCAATTGCGCCTCGCTAACGGAGACCTTGCTGGAGAGTGAACTGTTCGGCCACGAGAAGGGCGCTTTTACAGACGCATATCAACAGAAGAAAGGGCTGTTCGAACGGGCCGACCACTCCACTCTCTTCCTCGACGAAATTGGGGACACAAGTCTGGCCATGCAGGCCAAAATATTGCGGGCGCTTCAGGAGAGGGAAATCCTCCGGGTGGGAGGGACGGAATCCATCAAGGTGGATGTCCGCATTATTGCAGCCACCAATCGCAATCTCGACCAGTTGATGCAGGAAGGCAAATTCCGCGAGGACCTTTATTACAGGCTGAAGGTGATTCCGATCATCTGCCCACCTTTGCGGGAACACCGGGACGACATCGAAGAGCTGGCACTCCATTTTATGGGCAAAGCGGGACTGGCCTCGGGACGCGGGGTACACAGCATCTCAGAGGAAGCGCTGGGTGCTTTGAAGGCATACCGCTGGCCCGGAAACGTCCGACAATTGGAATGGGCGATCGAGCGGGCAGTCGTGCTGGGAGAATCCGACCGCGTCGATCTTCAGGACCTTCCGCCGGAAATTTTGCAGACTGCTGAAGAAATAAGTTCTTCTGAGCCGGCGATCTCTGCACCGCAAGCCGGTGCGGCCCGCTTCACACCGGTTATACCCGAAACGACCTGGGAGGAGCACGAGAAAGCCAAAATTACCGAAGCTTTGCAACGTACCAACGGGAACATCACGCGCGCCGCCCAGCTGCTGGGCATGACCTTCCGAACCCTTCAGTACCGGCTGGAAAAGTTCGGCATCAGGAAGCAGTAGAGAGTTTATTCTCAGTCGCGGCGTTCTTCCGAATCATCTCCGGATGGGAGATCGCTGTGGGACCCTTCCTCCCCCACCTCATACCAAATCTTTTCTCAACCCCCCCTGCAATATTGCCGAAGTTAATTGTGACTAATGAAAAACGCCAAATGTAAGGCTGGATTGACCGGGGCGTTACTCAATCATGAGGCGCGCCCCGATCTTAACGGAGAAATTTAGTGAGAATATTAGTTGCCGAAGACGATCGTCCAGTTGCGAATTTCTTGAAAAAGGGCCTCGAGGCTGAGCACTATGCTGTGGATGTGGTTTCCGACGGACAGGAAGCCCTGTACATGGCAGAAGAGTATGACTATGACCTCTTGCTCCTTGATCTCGTCCTCCCCAAGATGGACGGTCTCCAGGTGCTCGGGCAGATCAGAAGCCGCAAAAAGAATCTACCCGTACTCGTGCTGACGGGGCGCGCGCGCGTGGAGGACCGTGTGAGAGGCCTGGACCTCGGGGCGGACGATTACATGGTGAAGCCCTTTGCCTTTCGCGAACTTGCGGCGAGGGTCAGGGCACTGCTCAGGCGCGGCGATGTCCCGGCGGTTTTCAGGTTTCAGGTTGAAGATCTGGAGATGAATCTTGTGGAGCGGACCGTGTGTCGGGGCGAGAGAAAGATCGAACTGACTCCCAAGGAATTCGCCTTGCTTGAATACCTGATGAGAAATCAAGGCCGGGCGGTTTCACGCCCGATGATCATTGAACACGTGTGGAACTTTTCTTTTGACACCATGACCAACGTCGTGGACGTTTATATCAATTATTTGAGGAAAAAGGTGGATGGGGAGGAGACCTTGAAGTTGATCCACACGGTACGCGGCGTAGGATACCGAATCGGAAAACCCCA
Protein-coding regions in this window:
- a CDS encoding mannonate dehydratase, giving the protein MSRLNRRECMQGVFATLAATVIPSAATGAPASAARSSTSPEDNKFKICLVWGIDDLHRVKLSKQIGVTHAIAGTASALSRVPRSRYVDTVAKIKADYEAVGLTIAGIESHPVPAEKIKLGLPGRDEEIDNYIAAVHAIGKAGIPMICYDFMAGIDWYRTRMHIPGRGGCSSVSFSTSEVPQGLTRWGRIDKEKMWDNIAYFLKAVIPEAEKANVKMALHPDDPPVPELRGIARIIISPEAYRRVMRIAPSPVNGVTFEISVYYLMGANLEAVAKEFGQEKKIFYIHSRNLRGTRDNFVETFQDDGAIDFGKVYQALHDSRVHVPLRPDHDPILDGEVNVHPGYGVLGKIFGVGYIKGILDSRNIPYV
- a CDS encoding amidohydrolase/deacetylase family metallohydrolase codes for the protein MTSRRGLQIAFLIGILIGLVAYAAGQQKPRYDLLLKGGHVIDPANHIDGVMDVAVVGSRIAAVEPDISAADAGKVVDVHGLYVTPGLIDIHVHIGYGGVPNDWYSVSARSQTPPFGFPPDLMLASGVTTAVDAGSSGAATFLREKQMVMEHSRVRVLAFLNIVEDGMNGGLEQTVDQMDPKVCAETVEKNRDVIVGVKTAHYWTGLPWDPEHQPWTAVDRAEECGQMANVPVMVDFWPRAPLRSYAELILKKMRPGDIHTHVFAQQFPIILSNGKLNPIMEEARKRGVIFDVGHGGGSFWFRNAVPAVEKGFLPDSISTDLHTESMTWKAVSMVNVMSKFLAMGVPLATVVRESTVDPAKEIHRPELGTLSVGSDADVAVLKELHGDYSYADDGYARLDGNVKLIALMTVRAGRIVFDPSGLSMVEWRKARKQYFTPPGKGGLHPSTADDFPR
- a CDS encoding DUF362 domain-containing protein — protein: MKRRTFLKSAWLGYASSFVTRLKAQGLKQFSQPKAPPIQTHGLPKFKPSPLGMPGLFPGRVVEVVDPQSITNNHVAQPVVQSMLERGMRELTGKGSVEDAWRLFIQPADVVGIKINPSGAPACYSSPEIVREIIRAVEMVGVPAHNIVVYDRYSFEVQLGSYRAFLPLGVRLVGIENGMFDLSGYDMNVYCQADFFGEWETRSYLAQVVSQEVTKIINVPTLKDHSAAGVTGCLKNLGYGSFNNVARSHHQPITFTDPLIGVMCSVEPLRSKAVLHIMDGMREVWHGGPLTQVQSFIAQTGMLILGTDPVAIDRIELDLIHKKRQAEGALSLWDRNPKNITFDSNEFYHNSQKNLFYRQPGHIAAAGELGLGISDLQKIDRHRIRVGT
- a CDS encoding FAD:protein FMN transferase, coding for MRWNEPVTVSAFLLAIVLGQAYPSARQDQLVYRKKYAMGTVFEVAAYGPSPARTSRAIEQAFREVLRLDRVMSDYIPESDLSRINRTAHYRAEQVPADLYRVIQQSLIYSRLSSGEFDITVGPLARIWKAEIRDGTVPSKEQEEKVRRCVGWQKVSLLPPDRVEFRSPCLAIDLGAIGKGYAVDQAVAVLRSFGIERALISAGGSTIYAMGSPPGRPAWVVRLRDPSGKLNPEVSLNGNSVSTSEQTRDPEHRSTPYGHIIDPAKGVPLKTPYSVSVVVGSATASDALSTTLLLMGPERGKSLVKKLPKVAAIWISGKGKFELCSSGPQISINSSSGPKC
- a CDS encoding HAMP domain-containing protein, coding for MRRHILNFRFRTRLVLVMFLITACTSTILMIAYVQHNRRIKAYVAGQTSDLLEIIEMTRPRIPTNVDRRQALSQYLSDLKGAGLSSINVLTPSGEVVASTNPHQIGKRIKLRKRQSKATEGPIQITAQLRDIDTDTQAGQQHYDIRFPIIQGEKVIGYVQVGGEMDEVGAMLNHVYFLWLAWILVTMLAGMFAIVYLAFRFTRPIEHLVEGANQVAQGNLYVSIPEGGSDEMGLLARTFNQMAQRLRDARELQKRLNEAEKSSLLGHFASTVAHEVRNSLNFLNLSIDQIWAKRWLTDETPGRELRASLANMKDEITRLNRLVNDFLAVGRQTPPQIAPCDLKAIVEQAVGLVEKQASAQDIRIANGLPPDLPELQADAAQLKTCFLNILTNSVQAMPDGGTIFIEAKLMPAGDGGPRLQLRFQDTGPGIPEDDREKIFTPYFSTKATGFGLGLAITRKIVEDHGGRVFVARQKAPGAEVVLELPVSGPAVPRTPPLVSTTVA
- a CDS encoding sigma-54-dependent Fis family transcriptional regulator translates to MPEGSILVVDDEQRQREVYRDIFLDEGYETVTAPSGEAALRLLAQKRFDLVLTDLNLAGMTGIELLTQILQTDPTVAIVLITGYPSIESAIDATKRGVYQYLEKPVDRSKLLEVVGDALGHLASLKQTIIGHSPAIREMVRMVMKVAPTAHTVLILGESGTGKELVAREIHKHSPRNQKPFLAVNCASLTETLLESELFGHEKGAFTDAYQQKKGLFERADHSTLFLDEIGDTSLAMQAKILRALQEREILRVGGTESIKVDVRIIAATNRNLDQLMQEGKFREDLYYRLKVIPIICPPLREHRDDIEELALHFMGKAGLASGRGVHSISEEALGALKAYRWPGNVRQLEWAIERAVVLGESDRVDLQDLPPEILQTAEEISSSEPAISAPQAGAARFTPVIPETTWEEHEKAKITEALQRTNGNITRAAQLLGMTFRTLQYRLEKFGIRKQ
- a CDS encoding response regulator transcription factor → MRILVAEDDRPVANFLKKGLEAEHYAVDVVSDGQEALYMAEEYDYDLLLLDLVLPKMDGLQVLGQIRSRKKNLPVLVLTGRARVEDRVRGLDLGADDYMVKPFAFRELAARVRALLRRGDVPAVFRFQVEDLEMNLVERTVCRGERKIELTPKEFALLEYLMRNQGRAVSRPMIIEHVWNFSFDTMTNVVDVYINYLRKKVDGEETLKLIHTVRGVGYRIGKPQ